TCTAACGTTGTAAGAGTATGTATACTTTAGTCCAAAATAGATATACCCATATGAGCAATACGTTCgttttttcattttcctttttatTTTAGTCAATTTTTTGCCATGATGACTCAGCAAAGACTGGGTGCGCGAAACCAAAATGGGCTGTGTAATaagtaactaactaactaacgaACGAACTAACGAACTAAAAGACTAACTAACTAaataactaattaattaattaacaaactaattgaataaataaataaataaataaataaataaataatcttCATATTGTTCCCATTATAGGCCTTGTTCTGGGATGGTTGGGATATATACGATACAATTACAGAGTACGCTTTTCGTGGTAGACGAAGTACAGTGTTGGACACTACCTTACCAGGCTACATGATCAACTATCTATTCTTTTGTGGTTCGACAACCGATCCATCCGGTATGAACATGACAGTGTGTCCCGGTGAAGGTGAATGCGGTTTTGGTTTAGGGAGTATCGATGCTTTCTGGGCAAGCGCATCAACCTATGTAAGTTATGACGTCATTGTTATTCTGACCGCAAACCATTATACATATAAAGTAATATACTTTGTCATAACATCGTGTATAAAATGTACAGAACGTAATTTAGGAAATCCCCCGGGGtactcttgatattttcatattggTGTGTGCCACCTGAGTCGAAACGCCTTCCCATGATTGCTAGGGAATTTGCATCTTTATTCTGTTGCATGTGAAGGTAAAGGGACATTTGCTATGTTATCAATCAATGTCTAGGGTGTTTTGGATGAACAATCGACCCATGTTTCGGTAATTTTTCGTGAAAAGTGACCAATTCGGGCGGCACATCACACCCGTGAAACCTTTTTTCTATTGGAATCCCCCCGGACGAAACCGTCTTCAACTTGGTCTATTTGTCGATAACTGCAGATATTTATGTCCTATACGTTTGATTTAAACTGATGTTCGATTAAATTCTCTTTAGATAAATCGAAAGGGAGATAAACAGATGCGAAATCCGATTGTACCGCTGTAATACAGTACCTCCCGCCATCGACAAACTTTAACTCAAAACGATGGATTTTTGCGTagaatattttatcatagtacAGTGAGATGTCAGTTAGATTCTCTGAGTACTAGCTGTATCGCTAGTTATGTTTCATACAGCTTTTCACTTCTGTGCACGAACTCTTTAAATTGTAAACTTTGCTTCACTCGGCCGTGTTTGCTAATAGTTTTACATCATATTTTCTTCTCTGCTCATCAAAGTTTGCTGAAAACGCGAGAGGGATCTCACGAATATTTATGAACAGTAATCGTCCAGGAGGTGCTTTCCACCTCGATGACAGGTAGGGAACGTTGTATTTACGTTTATTCCTTTGTTTCTGGAATATTGAACTTGCAGTCACAATGGCAGTGGAAGACCATTTTCTTAATCGACCGAATAACTTTCCAAACTTCTGTGCTGATTTTTTAGACTTGCAGAGTTCATAACGGGAACTCGAGATTGGAAGTCGAAATCACACTTCAATTTGCCGAATGACTTTCTTAATTCAAGGCATtgattgttttctttttgttgttataCTTAATGAAGTAGGGTTTCAGTAAACATCAGAGTCCAAGGTGCGACAAAGCCACGCACTTGTACTGGATACAACAAGGAAACGGGCAAAGAAACGTACGTTTAGACGTTGATGAAAACTGAGGGCGCCCTTCATTTCGACCCTTGCGATCGAGGCAATACTTTTGTGATATTTCTTGAATTAAAAGAATGCACAGTAAACTATGATAATTTATCTACTCAGTGTctcttttctgtttgtttttttattctacATACAATATTTGCAGCTTTTTTACTGAATTTGAATTAAAAACTATCACCAAGGAAGCCGTGAGTTTCTTTCAAATAACACTTATTACGATGTTGGAAGAAGATCCAGGGTAAGTAGTTCAACATTCTGACTTGCGTTGAAGAATTACAAATAAGTCGTTGCTTTGCGTATGGAAGTCTCTTAATAAGATTTTTACCTATTCAATGAACTCCATAAAGAAGTCCGTATATTTCCAAACAGAATGTATCCACATCCGTGGTCCCTGTCTAGAAACCGTTATATACAGAAGTTATAAAATGTTCAAGAGTGGTACCCAGGCTAAAATGTCATGTATACTGCACAAGAATAAACTGCTAATGGATCCGTAGCCCTTCTGCTACATTTCAAAAAGGATGCCTTATATGCAACAAAGTTAAAAACCCCATACAAGTGTTATACATTTAAACAATTAACTGTGAAAACTTGAATTGCAAATGTTAAAAGACAGTCAATACGTCACCTCTAATAGAGTGACGAGTTCTTGAAATTATCCATTGTTttcccttttatgtttcctGTTTGACATCACATCTTCTTTCCAAATCCAGAGATACATGTTCTTCTGACTCCATCATGGAACTGAAACGAATTCTTGACGAGAAGGAAATACCTTACGACTGTGATGAAAACCCAAGGTATGAAAAGTTTCCGTTTGGTTGCTGAATTTTTGTCACGGTGACATCGAGTTTTAAAACTGTAGGGTTAGATTATATGTCAACCTCCAATACGATTATGAATCATTATACGTATTAAGGTTGTATTAactctctttctgtctctctgtgtgtctctctgtctctctctctctctctctctctctctctctctctctctctctctctctctctctctctctctctcctctctctctctctctctctctctgtctgtctctctgtctctctaccCAAGGGATGTTCTTCACATGCTATGTATCGACAACTTCAAGCACGAGGATTGCGTTGGTTTAAGTACAAGCACGGGTCAGCCAATCACAGCTACTGTTACGCTGCGTGCACTGAGCCTCGCTCTCGCCATTTGGATTGCTTTATTCAGGCctgtaaattagtaattacgTCAGAAAATTTCTTTTATCAATTTATGTCGTCAAAACGCGTTTTTATTTCCTTATTGAATGCCCGACTCCTGTTACATTCTCGAGCTTTCAACCTTGATCTTAATTAAAAACTACCCTATGTGTTCGGTATATAATACTTGATGACAGTTCATAGAACAGACGTTGCCAAGGAAACACTTTCCGGCCAACGTCATTTTAAGGTATAGTAGGACACGATTGTTTCTACCAAGATCTCTTAACACTAGTTGTGAATCTCCAATGTTGTCTGGGTCACAATAGTCTTGACCAAAATCAAAAAATGAATACTGTGGGCGTGACAAGATAACATCATGTGTGGCGTAAAACCACCAACAAAAGTGACGTAGCGATGCACATGAtacaaatttctgtattttatgtaAGCAACGAGTTATCACTAAATAGTGTATTTCGTAGCTTGCGAAATATTGGTGcttgtcataaaattacaatttctaTATTACATCGACTCTATTTTGCggcatcgatttattttgtactCGACAAAACATAGTTAAATTCTTTTCATTCATGTCTCTTTGTACTTTATGTATTCCTCTGTATAATACTGTGAGAATAAAAGGagcaaaaaattgaattgaatgaaaTTATTCGAACATTGTTGTCAGCTCTCCTGATTAAAAATTGCACTTTGATTCAATGCATGTTTTAACTTCCTTTTACGCAGAATGCTGCGTAGCTATTTTATTGTAGTGCATGAGCAATCATGAAATAAAATAGAGCTGTTTGTACGGGGTACCTGTCACCGTGTTTTATGGCGTTTGCCGCTAACATTTGATCATTCTCGCGTTCAAAAATTGAGGTCATCCCATAATTTGTGTAATTGTTAGATTATCTCCTGGATCAACCTCATTTGGTCATTCCATATTTTAAAATACGATAACTTTATTGATCACTTTGTACTCAAGAACTGGTGGTTATTTCAATCCTAGGTACATTTCCATGTGTCCGTTGGTTTCGTTGACGTCAATGTTATGTTTAGATGGCCTTCCCGATCGATTTGTAATCGATGAAGCTAAACAAATCTGTGCTTCACTTACACGCATTATAAAACTGTCTATTCACCATGGAGAAGTGCCATCTGAACTTAAACGTGCTAGAGTGATACCTCTTCACAAAAAAAGGAGATAAGACCTTTGAAGGAAATTATCGTCCAGTCTCAATTTTGAGTGTGGTCTCCAAAGTTTTAGAAAGAGTAGTTTACAATCAATTTGAACAATATCTTCAgaagtttgacattttgtatAAATTTCAATCTGGTTTATGGCCTGGGTTTTCTACGGAAACCTGACTGATCCACCTTACTGACTATATTAGGTCAAATATGGATAAATGGGAGCTAACAGGCATGGTTTGATAGATCTTCAGAAAGCTTTTGATACGGTTGACCATGTAATACTGTTGGAAAAGATTGATGCATGTAGCATGAATAATGAGTCAGTGTGGTACTAGAGTTCAAGTCATATCTGTCTGGTAGAACTCAGGCCGTGAACGTGAACGATACTCTTCTAATAATAACCCAGTTGATTGTGGAGTCCCACAAGGCTCTATTTTTGAGCCTTTCCTttttcaatatatgtaaatgatatgCAATAAACAGTGTCATGCAAATTGCTCATAtattatatgctgatgattcaGCTCTTCTTGTGTCTTGCAGCAATGCTTAACATATTCAAACAAACTCCGTAAGGAATTAGGGTATCTCAATGAATGGCTAATTGATAATAAATTATCTCTTCATATCGATAAAACAGAATCCATTCTGTTTGGttcaaatcgaaaattaaaACAGTGTTTGGAAATGCAGGTTTTGAGTGGGGATGCCAACATCCTAGTCTGGTGAAAAGTAGCATCTAACGTTATTAAAAAGACATGCTCTTGTCTTAAATTTTTGTATCGTAATAagaaatttttagattttcatacGAGGAAACTGTTGCCTAGCCGTTTAATTCAATGCCATTTTGGTTATCCAAGAGTCTTACTGGTTCAGTGCCTCGACTctaaaaaggaaacaaaaacttcaaatttCCCAAATTAAAGTCATACGGTTTGTACTTGATATGCCAACGACAGCACACATTGAATCTGCTCGTTGGGATGATTACCTGTTAACCACAGAGTCGCATATCTAAAACTCATTCATGTTCATAGAGTTAGATTAGGATTAGCACCTAAATGTTTGtcagataattttgtttttaacccTCGTGTACATATAGTACTAGATCAGGACCACATTCTATTTTTATTCCAGGTGGGGCTCGGTTTTATCAGAATAGTTTTTTATGTACAGCTAGTGTTGAATGGAACAAAGTTCcaagaaatatacagagtattacttcaaattctctgtttaaaagaaagttaaagaagtatttttatgaagcaataTGAATCAACGcgagaaaaatgattttttttattaattgttttcacacttgtttgtttgtgaattGTTTTTCGTGGGACTATAGTGGAAATAAGGTTAtaacttttctgtgttatcccagcactttcgtgtttgtcttttttcgtttttgtattgtatgttttttaaagtgctaaataaatcaattcaaatcaaatcaaatattatataattattattgcatATCGCAAAAGAAGCTGAATTCAGATAACGTCAAGATTCGAAATTGGAGTGTAACCTTTAGCGTTTCTTCAGTGTTCTAATTGCCTATGTAATTAAACTTCCAGAACTAAAGTCCTAATATGAATCTTCGTTTGACACCAAGGAGAATTTTATAGGATACAGACGTAAGCAgttttcacatcaaaatcaatggGAAGCTCGTTATTAGCATTATAAGCCTCGAAGAATCTCTGAAATTGTTATTTATCTGctatttttacattcatttaacATTTATTGGCGCTTTTATTGAGTGGCCGAGTTactttacagtaattttcatcgggttcattcagaaaaaaatgaataactAAACATCACAGAAATACGTACAAGAAGGGAGAAACTACAGGAGAATATTCATTCTGATATAATCTTTTTAAAGTTACATTTGAAGGTATACATACTAGTACTATGTTTGATATCTGTGGGTAAAGCATTCTATACTTTATTAGACCCTCGGAAGTGAAACGTACATTGACCAGCCTGGCGATATGCAGACCGTGTATTATGGTCATGAACATCAGTAACTGTTGAGAGTAAATAAGCTGGATAAATATTGAGGACAAATTCCATTCAtacatttaaacattaaaattgcCGTAAAGTAAAAAATACGCTGTCTAATTGACATAATATTAAGAGATGAAAATAAATCTTGTGATGGAAAATCAAAGGGAAGTTCAAAAAGTATACGTAATGCTCGTTTCTGGAGAATGAaaactttatcaattttttttctgttgcatTACCCCATATTATGCAGCAATAGTCAAAAGCGCTCTGGAACAGTCCAAAATATAATACCATACTATGCTCATAGGGGATATATGATCGCAATCTACGTAAAAGACCTATACGCATactaaatttcttacacaaagtTTCGATATGTACGTCCAAtgacaaagtttcatcaagggTCACCCCTAAATTTTTTCCAAATCGAACTTAGCGAATAAGAATATCAGAAATGTGTAACGACAACTGGTTATCAGTCCCGTTCATGAGACTCAACTTTAATTGAATTACATATGCCTACTGCTGTAAAGCTCCTTTAGCTGTAACTTATATTTTCGAGTtctttgttctgtttgtaaacTACATCTTCTTGTTGACCGAAAAAATGGCGAATTGTTCAGTGTCCTACTTGCTAGCACAGCCTATTATTGATAACCTACTTTCAGTCCTCACAAGAATTCATATAAATAACAATGTATTATTGTAGACAAAGCATTGCGTCGCAGGTTAACCTATGTATTTTCAGACTTTTGAAGatgaacaataaaaaaatattggacATATTGTCGACTCCGATGGTCCCGTCAAAGCCATAATGACACTGTTTCATGCACTTTTTCCTTTAGAATAATATCACTCAACTTTTTTCTCTTATCTCCCTGTCTCTAAATTACACAGGCCTTTAAGGTCATCATATGTCCACTGTGTACTGATATATCGATGTCACGAAATTCAAATTCTGAGCAGTTTGAACAGCGCCCCCTATCGTAGCCTACGCCTACAAAATTATACGTACATCAGTACACCATAGAACGATTACCAAATGATCATATACATCGCAGTCAtgttatattattttatatcatgTGCAGATTTTATGAGAAACTGAGTATATCCCAAGATATTATTTCGACATTGAAATTTATTACGTTTTAGGTATAGATGTAACCGGGGTCACTTCCAATACTTGCCAATACGTATACGTATAGTGGTCGCCAAGTTGCGATTTGGTCTAAAACAGGGGTATAAAACTTCAGTGCGACCATGCACGGTCTGAAATCAAATTTAGTTAAAGTCAAACAATATCACATGatctttcatcaaaatttttagattttctctACAAAtgttttaagcaaaatttttaggtttttttttctaaaatcattactGAGCCAGAGACAACGGACTTGAAAGGTTTTGCTTGTGCCCCAGCTGTAGTACCAGACATTAGTTTTGCCCTGGGGTTTGTAAATTTCGACTCTATGGCTTTTTaccagggtcaaaggttacagagGTCCATGCAGGTCTAAAATGCGGATCCTAAAATAACGAGATTATTCATCTGAAATGGGGTCTTTCTTATGTGTGGCTCCACACCCCAACCATTTCTCAAATAAGTACCTCCCCCCCCTCCGGGAAATTTAGAAATAGACACatataatgtaaaataacatattttgaaTCTTAAATCATAAtcccaaaatacaaacaaaaacccGCGAAACTTAGCTACTGAAGATTTAAATCCCCGTTTTTCAACAAAGAAAAGTGTAAGGGTTGAGTCATCGACAAGAATATAAGTATGAGGCAGCTTAAAGGGAGGTAGTCATCGGAAtggcgcgtgtgcgactttttgtttacaaacaagtatttcatgcatgatatctagatgcattaagtcaacatagctgcaacatttcaaattacgTTATTCATTGTAGTTAACAAacgtgttttaactttcatcggtcgcaacgtaccctagatacagtgtttacatctgTCGTAGGGTCCCTTGCAaccaaagtttgagcaaagtttcgacgactgcctccctttaaatgGAAAAGATTTCTATTTTCCTTTGCAATGTTGACTTCGCTTCGACCTCTAGCAACTGTGTGTGCCTACTTTTAGCTTATGAATATAGACATAAATCTACGGCAGCGAACATCCTTAGAAAGTGTTTTATCTTTTCGGAGCAGTTTTTAGTGATCTTGTTTATGTTTTCATGCAAATAAACTATTACAAATGTGCTTTCCTGTCGACAAGGTTGCACGAAGATAAGATAGACATAACACGGGTTAGACAATAAGTGAAATATACCAAGACATTAAGCAAGATATACCATAGTTCAAGtatatggggtgagaacaccgccaaaattatcttgaaaactttatttaaacttatctcattattattattccattgtttggtgatttaatgataattatatcagtatttggccattatttgcaattatttgatcattatatggatattattttgacatgattatgaacttatttggtaattcggttgttttgacattattcagcattgatgtcttgatttggaacttatttcatcattattatgccataatttggtgatttggtcatttttatgtcattatttggtctttcttatgcaattatttggtcatgattacgacattgtctcgatattatcttgatattgtcttgacattattatgttaattcggttcttttgccattattcggcattgatgtcttgatttagaacttatcttatcattattattccattatttggtgatttggtcatttttatgtcattatttggtcttttttatgcaattatttggtcatgattacgacattgtcttgacattctcttgatattgtcttgacattattatgttaattcggttcttttgccattattcggcattgatgtcttgatttagaacttatcttatcattattattccattattttgtgatttggtcatttttatgtcattatttggtctttcttatgcaattatttggtcatgattacgacattgtcttgacattctcttgatattgtcttgacattattatgtta
Above is a window of Ptychodera flava strain L36383 chromosome 19, AS_Pfla_20210202, whole genome shotgun sequence DNA encoding:
- the LOC139119446 gene encoding ADP-ribosyl cyclase/cyclic ADP-ribose hydrolase-like is translated as MGSYFMFLVSVCCVSLCASFFTGEGTPPEIKDIVIGRCEDFKKGYVNPLVDTETLKDRNCTELWELFYKTFAYREPCDVIMDDYDEFITAAGHDFRADSALFWDGWDIYDTITEYAFRGRRSTVLDTTLPGYMINYLFFCGSTTDPSGMNMTVCPGEGECGFGLGSIDAFWASASTYFAENARGISRIFMNSNRPGGAFHLDDSFFTEFELKTITKEAVSFFQITLITMLEEDPGDTCSSDSIMELKRILDEKEIPYDCDENPRDVLHMLCIDNFKHEDCVGLSTSTGQPITATVTLRALSLALAIWIALFRPVN